The following DNA comes from Longimicrobium sp..
GGACATGGAGCGCTTCGAGGCGCGGCACTTCGAGCGGCTGGCGGTGACGCCGGGGATCACGGGGCCGTGGCAGGTGAGCGGGCGCAACCTGGTGACGGACTTCGACGAGGTGCTGCGCATGGAGCGCAGCTACATCGCGGAGTGGTCGCTCTGGCTGGACGTGCGCATCATGCTGCGCACCATGGTGGTGGTGCTGCGCGGGGAAGGGGCGTACTGAGATGAAGGTGGCGCTGGTCACCGACTGGATGGACACCTACGGCGGTGGCGAGCGCGTGCTGTACGAGCTGCACCGCATGTTCCCCGACGCGCCCATCTACACGGCGGTGTACGACGCGCGCAAGACGCTGCCGGCGCTGCGCGCGGCCAGGGTGGTGACCTCCTTCATCCAGCGCATCCCGCTGGTGCGCCGCAGCCACATGGCGTTCCTGCCGCTGATGCCGATGGCGTTCGAGGAGTTCGACTTCTCCGCCTTCGACGTCGTGATCTCGGTGAGCACCGCCTGCGCAAAGGGGATCGTCACCCGGCCGGGCACCCTGCACGTCTGCTACTGCAACACCCCCTGCCGCTACATCTGGGACCTCTACCCCGAGTACACGCGCGGCAAGCTGTTCCGCCCCTTCTTCGCCCCCATCGCGCACTGGCTGCGCATCTGGGACCGCGTGTCGAGCGACCGGGTGGACCACTTCATCTCCAACTCGCGCGAGGTGGCGAGCCGCGTCCGCCGCCACTACCGCCGCGACTCGGAGGTGGTCTACCCGCCCGTGGACACCGGCGCCATCCGCCCCAACGGCCTTCCCCCCGAGGACTTCTACCTGGTGGTGTCGCGGCTGGTGGGGTACAAGCGCGTGGACCTGGCGGTGCAGGCGGCCACGCGGCTGGGCCGGCGGCTGGTGGTGGTGGGGCGCGGGCCGGAGATGAAGCGCCTGCGCGCCCTCGCCGGTCCCACGGTGGAGCTGCGCGGCTGGGCGGAGGACGACGAGGTGGCGTCGCTCTACGCGCGGTGCAGGGGATTCCTCTTCCCCGGGCTGGAGGACTTCGGGATCGCGCCGGTGGAGGCGCAGGCGGCGGGGCGCCCGGTGGTGGCCTACGCGCGCGGCGGCGCCCTGGAGACGGTGGTGGACGGGGTGACCGGCGTTTTCTTTGAGGAGCAGACGGTGGACTCGCTGGTGGACGGCATCCTGCGCCTGGAGGCGATGGAGACCGATCCCGCGCTCTGCCGCCGCAACGCGGAGCGCTTCCGGCCGGAGGAGTTCCACCGCCGCATCCACGCCGCCGTGGAGCGCGAGCGGAGCCGCGCCCTGGCCGCGCCCGCCGACCGCCCGCTGCTGCTGGAGTCCGTGGGTGCCGGCTGACGCGGAGCGCGGGGCCGCCCCGCCCCCCGCCGCCGACGCACGCCCCGTGGAACCCCGCTCGCTCCTTGTGGATGCGCGCGGGCTTCACCTTTCGGGGATCGGACGCTACACCCGCGAGGTGCTGGCGCGCGTGCTGCGCGACCCCCGCTTCGGCCGCGTGGCGCTGCTGGGCCGGCCGGACGAGCTGCACGGCTTCCTGGAGGGGCTGGGCGAGGCGGGGCGGGCAGAGGTGGTGCCGTTCGCGCACCACTACTACAGCCCGGCCGCGCAGCTCCAGTGGCTGGCCCTGGGTGCGCGCGGGGCGCTTGCCGCGGATGCCGGCTTCTTTCCCCACTACGACGTGCCGCTCGGCGGGCCGCTGCCGCCCACGCTGGTGACGGTGCACGACCTGGCGCAGTTCCGGCTCACCGCCATGTTCGCCGCGTGGAAGCGGGCGCTGGGCGGCGTGGTGCTGCGCGCCGCCGTGAGCCGCGCGCGCCGCGTGGTGGCCGATTCCCGCTTCACGCGCGACGACCTGGCCGCGCGCTTCCCAGGCGCCGCCCCGAAGCTGGAGGTGGTGCCGCTCGGCGTGGGCGGCGACGTCACCGCGCGCGCGCCGTCGGAGGATGCGCTGCGGCGGGCGGAGGGCTTCGCGCCCTTTCTGCTCGTCGTCGGCAACCAGAAGCCGCACAAGAACCTGCGGGCGGCGCT
Coding sequences within:
- a CDS encoding glycosyltransferase encodes the protein MKVALVTDWMDTYGGGERVLYELHRMFPDAPIYTAVYDARKTLPALRAARVVTSFIQRIPLVRRSHMAFLPLMPMAFEEFDFSAFDVVISVSTACAKGIVTRPGTLHVCYCNTPCRYIWDLYPEYTRGKLFRPFFAPIAHWLRIWDRVSSDRVDHFISNSREVASRVRRHYRRDSEVVYPPVDTGAIRPNGLPPEDFYLVVSRLVGYKRVDLAVQAATRLGRRLVVVGRGPEMKRLRALAGPTVELRGWAEDDEVASLYARCRGFLFPGLEDFGIAPVEAQAAGRPVVAYARGGALETVVDGVTGVFFEEQTVDSLVDGILRLEAMETDPALCRRNAERFRPEEFHRRIHAAVERERSRALAAPADRPLLLESVGAG
- a CDS encoding sugar transferase produces the protein DMERFEARHFERLAVTPGITGPWQVSGRNLVTDFDEVLRMERSYIAEWSLWLDVRIMLRTMVVVLRGEGAY
- a CDS encoding glycosyltransferase family 1 protein, with product MPADAERGAAPPPAADARPVEPRSLLVDARGLHLSGIGRYTREVLARVLRDPRFGRVALLGRPDELHGFLEGLGEAGRAEVVPFAHHYYSPAAQLQWLALGARGALAADAGFFPHYDVPLGGPLPPTLVTVHDLAQFRLTAMFAAWKRALGGVVLRAAVSRARRVVADSRFTRDDLAARFPGAAPKLEVVPLGVGGDVTARAPSEDALRRAEGFAPFLLVVGNQKPHKNLRAALQVLARLRAEQPGLRLVVAGRHYPGDEPLAARARELGVGDAVADLGAVDDDLLRALYGRAECLLFPSYFEGFGLPVLEAMAWGLPVVASNRASIPEAVGDAGLMADPDDWDTMADAVRSLRPGPLRDEMVARGRRRAALLTWDATAARTTDLILEVADGGAARRAPRPTAKPR